The nucleotide sequence ATATGAAGGAAAATTATGAAAAAACCTATTCTAAAAAAAATAAAAATTAATTATTATTCAATTGTTCCATGGGTATTTCTTTCTATTCCTTTAACAATGTATCTTTTATGGGTTATAATTCCTGTTTTTCAATCATTTTTATTTGCTTTTACAAAAACAGATTCAATAGTTACGAATCCAATTTATATAGGATTCAAAAATTTTATAAGATTTTTTTCTGAAAAACAGTCAATGATTGCTTTAAAAAACAACCTATTCTGGCTTCTTTTATTTGTTTTTATTCCGATTCCTTTAGGACTATTAATAGCTATGTATTTTAACACACCATTTAAAGGAACAAAAATATTTAAAACATTGTTTTATTTACCAATGACTCTCTCTTTTGCTATTATTGGAACTATATGGATGTGGATATATAATCCAAATTTTGGAGTGTTAAATACAATTTTAAGAAGTATTGGATTAAATTCTCTTGCAAAAGAGTGGTTAGGTGATGAAAGGTACATGACTGGAGCTTTAATAGTAGTAGGAATATGGAGACAGGTCCCTTATGTAATGATTTTATATTTAGCTGGTTTAA is from Spirochaetota bacterium and encodes:
- a CDS encoding sugar ABC transporter permease gives rise to the protein MKKPILKKIKINYYSIVPWVFLSIPLTMYLLWVIIPVFQSFLFAFTKTDSIVTNPIYIGFKNFIRFFSEKQSMIALKNNLFWLLLFVFIPIPLGLLIAMYFNTPFKGTKIFKTLFYLPMTLSFAIIGTIWMWIYNPNFGVLNTILRSIGLNSLAKEWLGDERYMTGALIVVGIWRQVPYVMILYLAGLKNVPSELIEASMVDGANWFQRFKYILIPTLTPATIVAITISIIDSLRTFDIVYVMTNTKARAAETLATYMYTNSFGYSNFGFGSAISVIQFLITLLFILIYINNTLKSEEK